Part of the Candidatus Baltobacteraceae bacterium genome is shown below.
CGTCGAGCGCCGAGAGAATGGCACTTGCTACCAGCCGGCCGTCGCCAATTGGCGCGAGGTCGACGAACCACGCGCCTTCAGTCGTCTCGTCCAACAGCGTCGTCGCGACTTGCAAGGCCAGACGCGTCTTGCCCATGCCGCCCGCGCCGGCGATAGTGACCAGCGGGTTCTTGCGTACGAGCTCGCAAACGGCGGCGACGTCGTCTTGACGCCCGACGAAGCTGGTCGATTGACGCGGCAGATTGTTCGGCCGCATCGAGAGCCGGCGCGTAGCTTGCGCGCGCAATCGCGCATCGAGCGCCAGCAATGCGATGCCTGCCGACTCGGCTAGCTCCCCAAGCGCGTGCCGATCTTCAGCGTCGATTTCGACGTGTTTCGGCGCGAGCGTCAAGAAGCCGACGAGATCGCCGGCGGCCATCATCGGAAACGCCAGCTCACCGAGTGCCGCCGACTCCAGCGCTCGGGGATCGGCCGGCGCGGCCGACGATCGCAAACGAATGACGAGAGCGTCGTCGGGCTCGACGCAGGTCACCGCCACGTCGAACGTCGAGGCTTCGACGTCGTACGACCCGTGCCGCAGATAGATCGCCGACCCGTCGGTACCCATCTGATGATCGACCGCTTCGACGACGCGCCGCAGCACTTGCTGCACGTCGTTGAACGACGTGAGTTCCTTACGCAGCCGGGCTAGGGCGGCGCGCGCTTCGCGCCGCCGCCGCGTGAAAGCCGCTTCGATCGATTCGTCGACCCACCGGTGAAAAGGTCGAAAAGCCAGAGCGAGTACGACGATGATGACGATTGCGACGATCGTCCCGGCCGTACGCGAATGCGCCGAGATGAAACTCTCGGTCAGACTCTCGGTGACCGCGAGGGTAAGGAAGAGCGTCGTCGTGACGACGCCGTACGCATAAGCCCGCAAGCGACCGGTCAGTACGCCCTTGCTTACCATTGGTCTGTGTCGTTAGTGCCGGAAGGGGTAAAGACCCGCCATGCCTGCAAACGGTGCCATCGAAGCCGCGCTCGTCGACGTCGACGGGACGCTGCTAGTCAGTAACGACGCTCACGCGCGCGCGTGGGAGCGGGCCTTCGCGCGGTACGGTTTCGACGTTTCGGAAACGCGGCTGCGCCGGCTGGTCGGGATGGGCGGCGATAAGATTCTCGCAACCATCGACGCAACGCTTTCGCCCGACACCGAGCCGGGAAAATCGATCTCGGCATTGCACTTGCAAATATTCCTCGATGAGTATGTGCGCGCATTGCCGCCGACACCCGGCGGTCGCGACCTCCTGGAGCGCTTCGCAAGCGCGGGCATCAAGCGCGTGGTAGCCACGTCGGCCAAGCGTAAGGAGTTAGCGGTTCTCCTCGACGTCGCGCACGTAGCCGATCAGTTCGATACCGAAGTGACTTCCGACGACGTCGATCGATCGAAACCCGACGCCGACGTGATGCACGCTGCGCTGAAGAAGGCGAGAGTCGATCGTACGAAAGCAATCTATATCGGCGACACGCCCTACGACGTCGAAGCGTCCCGGCGAGCCGGCATTCGCTGCATCGCCGTTCGTTGCGGCGGATGGAACGACGAAGATCTCAAAGGCGCCGACGCAATCTACGACGACCCCGCCGACATCCTCAACAACTTCGACGAAGCGCTTATCTAATGGTGTAGCCCACGCGCCGGACCGTCTTGATGAGCGACGGCTTATCCGGCTCGTCCAGTTTCGTTCGCAAGTAGGAAACGTAGGTTTCCACCACGTTGGGCTCCACGGCCGCGTCGTTGCCCCAGACGCGGTCGATGAGTTGTTCGCGCGTAAAAACGCGTCCCGGTTCGCGCAGCAGCGTCGCCAGTAGGTCGAACTCGCGCGTGGTCAACGCGACCGCGATCTCGCCGCGCGTCACTTCGCGCCGCTCCAAATCCATCATGATGTCGCCGTGTGCGATCATCTGTGGTTTGGACAGTTGCGGGCGCCGTAACCGCGAGTGCAGCCGCGCGGCCAGCTCGCCGAGATCGAATGGCTTGCCGAGATAGTCGTCGGCGCCGGCTGTCAGCGCGGCGATTTTATCGGGCACTTCCTTGCGCGCGCTCAGCATCAAAATCGGCGCCTCAGTCAAGCGCCGCACCATCGGAATGAGCGTCATGCCGTCGACCTTCGGCATCATCACGTCCATGACGATGGCATCGGGACGCCAGCCGGATTTCAGAATGGCGAGCGCCGCCTGACCGTCGGCCGCGGCTTGCACCTCGAAACCATGCTGCGTCAATCCCAGATCCAGCACGCCGCGCAGCTCGGGTTCGTCGTCGATCACGAGAACGCGCGGTTTGCTCACGCTTCGGCCGCGCTGGGGAAGCGCAGAATCGCCCGCGTTCCGTTATCGTTGGATTCGAGCGCCACGCTGCCGTTCCAGCGGTCGACCACGCGGCGCACGATCGCTAGACCGAGGCCCGTCCCCTCTTGTCCGTCGTTGCCGCGACCGCGATAAAAACGTTCGAAAACCATCTCTTGCTCGTCTTTGGGAATACCCGGTCCCTGATCGATTACCGCGATTTCGACCGCGCCGTCGCGTACGCTCGCTTCCACTCGTACCGGCGAATCCGGCGCATAACGCAGCGCATTTTCGAGCAAGTTCCGTTCGGCTTCGTAGAGGTCGTCTTCGTCGATGCGGACGCGTGCCTTCACATCGCACTTGAGCACGATCTGCCGGTTCGGGTGCTGCGACAGCATGTCTTGCGCCACTTCGTCGCTGACCTCGGCTACCGAGACCAGGTTCGGCGCTCTTTCGGTCGATTCCAACCGAGAGAGCAGCAGCATCTTTTCGACCAGCCCGCGCATGCGATTCGATGCGGAACGCATGCCCCGCAGTACGCGCTCCTGTTGTTCGTCGTGCGCGAAGCCGCCTAGTACGTCGATGTAACCTGAAAGGATCGTCAACGGCGTGCGGAGCTCGTGTCCGGCGTCGGCGAGGAAACGCTGGTATTCGGCCGCAGCCGCCTCGCGTTCGGCCAGCGCGCGCGCGACGGCGTGCGTTGCAACGCCGTACGAGCGTATCGCGTTAAAGAAGAGAATTGCGATCGCGCACGCGCAGATCGCGACGTCGGCGAGAAACCACTGCGCGAGCGCCTCCGGGGAGGCTATCAGGACGATGCTGCGACCGCCCGCCGTCACGACGTGCGGTGGGATGTGCGCGATCATGGCGACGGTGTGGGCGAACCAGTTCGCGTGCACGTGGGGCGGTAATGGGCCGAAGGGCATGGGGCCCGGCGGCGGCATCCCGGTCCGCGGCACGAAGCGCGCATCGATCCCGGAGCGCGACAGGAGGGCGATGGCGTGTCGCGGGTTGTCGGTGGTCGCCAGGAGTCCCGGAGCCGCCGAGGCTTGTGCGTCGAGCTGAGCCCCCACCGAGCGCACGTGCAGCACCCAGGCCAGGGTGCCGCCGACGAGGACGGCGGCGACCAGCCCGATGAGTTGGGTCAAGATCACGGAGTGCCGCGGTACCATTATTTCGCCTTAGGGATGCTAGGCACGGAATCTTGCAGAAATCTGTGAGCTGCGGGTACAAGCGCGCTTAGCGGCGATAACGGAGGATCGATGGAGCTGGATCCCACGATGGTAGTGTTTGCCGGCGAGTATGACGTCGGCAGTAAGGCGTCATTGCGGACGCTGCTCGATCGGATCGCCGAGATTCCCGATCTGGTCCTCGATTTTCGCGAGGTGACGTTCATCGATTCCACCTGCGTTACCGAGCTTTTGCGCATGCACACCTTGCGCATCACGAATAGTCTGCAGCGCGAGACGATTATTTTGGGAAAGACGCCGATCCGTCGGCTGTTCGAGGTGCTCGACCTCTATCGCGTTTTCAACGTCGTCGAAGACGTCGCGGAGGTCCCGCACGAGGTTGCGGCACTGCAGCGCGTCGAGTTTACCTTTCGCAACGCCGCCCGGCAGTGATCCTCGTCAAGCCGGCGCCGGAATATCTTCCGGCGTACGTCGACGCGTTGCTGCGCCCGCTGGTCGCCCGACACGGTTCGCGACGGCCTCCGCTTCCGGATCGACCTTACTTAAGCCGCTCGAGAGTAAGCGCGATATAGTCCCGGTCGCCGAGTCCCCGATCGGCCGCCTCGGTAAAACGCGGCAGTACGCACTGGAGCAGCTCGATGGGTGACTTAGCCGATTCCGACGCTGCGCTCGCCAGTCGCAAATCCTTGAGCAGCGCGTCGAGCGAGAAGCGCGCGCGTTCGTCGTCGTCCAAGATCTGCTGCAGCTTTGACCTAGCCGCTCGCTCGAACGCACCGGTGATCGATTCAACGGCGAGGTGACGATCGAGCCCGGCTCGGACGCACAATTCCAACAACTCGGCCTCGGCTTCGGCAAAAATGCCGAGCACGACGTTGTTGGCAAGCTTCAGAAACCCGCTCGCGGCCGGCGATCCGGTCGACGTGACCGTTCCCAAACATCCAAGCAGCGGACGGAGCACGTCGATCGTCGCGGCGTCGCCGCCGGCCAGTACGGTGAGCGTTCCGGCTCGAACCTGATCGACGCTTCCCAGAACCGGTGCGGCGATGAAGCGAACGTGCCGATCTGCTGCAGCAGCGGCGAGGGTTGAATACATCTGAGGCGAGAGCGTTGACATTTCGACGAGGACGGTGCTCGCCGTTGCCGCGGGAACGACTTTCGCGAGGCTGACCTCTCGCGCGACTTCATCACCCCAGAGCATGGTAACGACGCAGTCGACCGCGGCAATCATCGACTCGATCGTAGAAAATGGCGTGGCGCCGGCTTTTGCCAGCTCGGTCGCGGCTTGCGGCGAACGGTTCCACACCGCTACGGAATAGTGGTGCGCTAGCCAGTTGCGGGCCAGCGCGCTACCCATCTTGCCGAGGCCCACGACCCCGACACGAAGATTGGTGCCCATCGTAACGTCTCGATCTTATGTGTGAAACAAGCGGGATGCAACAAGCGGCCACAACCGCTGGCCAACGAACATCCCGCATAGTCCGACGAGCCCTAAGAACGGCGGCGCCGGCGACGGCAGTTTCACGAGGCTAAAAGCGATGCCCACGGCCAGACCGGTTCCGAATGCTAAAAGAATCGCGCCCATCGATGGTACCCCCAGGTTGCGGGCATAAGCGTTATCATGGATGCGTCCGAAGTATTCCGGGGAAAATCCTTTGGCCTCGGCGGCGTGCCGTTCGGCAACGAGTTTGCGTACGTCACCGACGAGGATGCGTACGCTGCCGTCGAGGCGGCGTGGACCGCCGGAGTGCGTTACTACGACACGTCACCATGGTACGGTCTTGGACTCGCCGAGCGACGCCTCGGCACCTTTTTACACCGGCAGACGCGCAGCGAATTCGTCCTCTCTTCGAAAGTGGGGAAACTCCTGACCGCGTCGCGCAACAACAATGCCAAAGAGTACTTTCCGTTCACCCCTTCGCCGAACAATTTGCGTTACGACTACGGCGCCGACGGAGTCAAACGCTCGATTGAGGATAGTCTGCAGCGGCTCGGGGTTGACGCGCTCGACGTCGTCTTCGTCCACGACCTCTCGCCCGATAATCCGTGGCTCCCGGGATCGTGGGAGGAGCAGTTTGAGATCGCGCGCAAAGGCGCGTTTCCCGCGCTGAGTAAGATGCGCGAAGAAGGGGTGATCCGAGCCTGGGGCGTCGGTGTAAACTCACCCGATCCTATTCTCAAGCTCATGGAGGTCGCCGACGCGAACGTGTGTCTCTTGGCGCGTCAATATTCATTGATCGATCACGCGAGGGCGTTGCACGAGGTCTTTCCGAAGGCGCGCCAGCGTGGAATGGCATTCGTCGTCGGCTCGTCGCTCAACGCGGGCTTCATCAGCGGCAGCGCACGCTTCAACTACGGCAAAGAGAACTACAAGATCCCCGCTGAAGCCATCGAAAAGCGCGACCGTCTGCGCGCCGTAGCGGCGCGTCACGGCGTGGACCTTCGCACGGCCGCGTTGCAGTTCTCGAGCGCGCCGGACGTCGCGGTTGCACTGGTCGTCGGCTGCTCGAACTCGCAGCAGGTCCTCGCGGATTACTCGTCGCTCGACACGAAGATTCCTCAAGCTTTTTGGTCGGATCTTCGGTCCGAGCTCTTGATCGAATCCGACGCCCCCGTCCCGTCCGAAAGCTAACGCCCCGATAAGGAGAGGACCTTGGACAAGATTCGACCGTTCTTTTGGTTCGAGGATCAAGCCGAAGAGGCAGCCACGCTCTACACGTCGATCTTCCCGAACTCGAAGATCACGCACGTCTCGCGGTACGGCGACGCCGGGCCGGGGCCGGCAGGCAAGGCGATGGTGGTGATGTTTGAGCTGGACGGTCGCGAGTTCATGGCGTTGAACTTCTTTTCTCAAGACGACGCCGGCGCACCGGGGCCGGCTTTTTACATTACGACCAAAGATCAAGCGGAGACCGATCGTTTATGGGACCGGC
Proteins encoded:
- a CDS encoding HAD family hydrolase; the protein is MPANGAIEAALVDVDGTLLVSNDAHARAWERAFARYGFDVSETRLRRLVGMGGDKILATIDATLSPDTEPGKSISALHLQIFLDEYVRALPPTPGGRDLLERFASAGIKRVVATSAKRKELAVLLDVAHVADQFDTEVTSDDVDRSKPDADVMHAALKKARVDRTKAIYIGDTPYDVEASRRAGIRCIAVRCGGWNDEDLKGADAIYDDPADILNNFDEALI
- a CDS encoding VOC family protein, which produces MDKIRPFFWFEDQAEEAATLYTSIFPNSKITHVSRYGDAGPGPAGKAMVVMFELDGREFMALNFFSQDDAGAPGPAFYITTKDQAETDRLWDRLSEGGEPGQCGWLKDRFGVNWNVVPERFGEMMNDEDDEKTGRVFKAMLEMKKLDIAELERAYAGKT
- a CDS encoding NAD(P)-dependent oxidoreductase, coding for MGTNLRVGVVGLGKMGSALARNWLAHHYSVAVWNRSPQAATELAKAGATPFSTIESMIAAVDCVVTMLWGDEVAREVSLAKVVPAATASTVLVEMSTLSPQMYSTLAAAAADRHVRFIAAPVLGSVDQVRAGTLTVLAGGDAATIDVLRPLLGCLGTVTSTGSPAASGFLKLANNVVLGIFAEAEAELLELCVRAGLDRHLAVESITGAFERAARSKLQQILDDDERARFSLDALLKDLRLASAASESAKSPIELLQCVLPRFTEAADRGLGDRDYIALTLERLK
- a CDS encoding STAS domain-containing protein, with the translated sequence MELDPTMVVFAGEYDVGSKASLRTLLDRIAEIPDLVLDFREVTFIDSTCVTELLRMHTLRITNSLQRETIILGKTPIRRLFEVLDLYRVFNVVEDVAEVPHEVAALQRVEFTFRNAARQ
- a CDS encoding HAMP domain-containing sensor histidine kinase yields the protein MVPRHSVILTQLIGLVAAVLVGGTLAWVLHVRSVGAQLDAQASAAPGLLATTDNPRHAIALLSRSGIDARFVPRTGMPPPGPMPFGPLPPHVHANWFAHTVAMIAHIPPHVVTAGGRSIVLIASPEALAQWFLADVAICACAIAILFFNAIRSYGVATHAVARALAEREAAAAEYQRFLADAGHELRTPLTILSGYIDVLGGFAHDEQQERVLRGMRSASNRMRGLVEKMLLLSRLESTERAPNLVSVAEVSDEVAQDMLSQHPNRQIVLKCDVKARVRIDEDDLYEAERNLLENALRYAPDSPVRVEASVRDGAVEIAVIDQGPGIPKDEQEMVFERFYRGRGNDGQEGTGLGLAIVRRVVDRWNGSVALESNDNGTRAILRFPSAAEA
- a CDS encoding aldo/keto reductase produces the protein MDASEVFRGKSFGLGGVPFGNEFAYVTDEDAYAAVEAAWTAGVRYYDTSPWYGLGLAERRLGTFLHRQTRSEFVLSSKVGKLLTASRNNNAKEYFPFTPSPNNLRYDYGADGVKRSIEDSLQRLGVDALDVVFVHDLSPDNPWLPGSWEEQFEIARKGAFPALSKMREEGVIRAWGVGVNSPDPILKLMEVADANVCLLARQYSLIDHARALHEVFPKARQRGMAFVVGSSLNAGFISGSARFNYGKENYKIPAEAIEKRDRLRAVAARHGVDLRTAALQFSSAPDVAVALVVGCSNSQQVLADYSSLDTKIPQAFWSDLRSELLIESDAPVPSES
- a CDS encoding response regulator transcription factor, which produces MSKPRVLVIDDEPELRGVLDLGLTQHGFEVQAAADGQAALAILKSGWRPDAIVMDVMMPKVDGMTLIPMVRRLTEAPILMLSARKEVPDKIAALTAGADDYLGKPFDLGELAARLHSRLRRPQLSKPQMIAHGDIMMDLERREVTRGEIAVALTTREFDLLATLLREPGRVFTREQLIDRVWGNDAAVEPNVVETYVSYLRTKLDEPDKPSLIKTVRRVGYTIR